From the genome of Uranotaenia lowii strain MFRU-FL chromosome 1, ASM2978415v1, whole genome shotgun sequence, one region includes:
- the LOC129738072 gene encoding uncharacterized protein K02A2.6-like, whose product MHRFPNGSIKPIAHASRSLTPAEVNYGQIEKEALALIFAVTRFHKMVYGRKFTLQTDHKPLLKVFGSKKGIPVYTANRLQRWALTFLLYNFDIQFVPTASFGHADLLSRLMYFSMKSDEEYVIAVIQMETDVKTIFEGSISNLPVTSDMISKQSAEDPTLQEVVNYIQNGWLESAKTIADPTVRQFFSRRDSLQVFQDCTMFGDRVVIPALYRKRILCQLHRGHPGMEQMKSIARSFVYWPNIDDDVEDFVRRCSYCAQAVRDPRKTTLESWPLPSKPLERIHIDRVIKPDRPI is encoded by the coding sequence ATGCATCGATTCCCCAACGGTTCCATCAAACCCATCGCTCACGCTTCAAGATCGTTGACACCTGCTGAGGTGAACTATGGCCAAATCGAGAAGGAAGCTTTGGCACTCATCTTTGCTGTCACGCGCTTCCACAAAATGGTTTATGGTCGCAAATTCACACTTCAAACCGACCACAAGCCCCTCCTGAAGGTTTTCGGCAGCAAGAAAGGGATTCCGGTGTACACAGCAAATCGACTCCAACGCTGGGCGTTGACTTTTTTGCTTTACAACTTCGACATCCAGTTCGTTCCAACCGCAAGCTTTGGACACGCCGATCTTCTCTCTCGTCTGATGTATTTCTCCATGAAATCGGACGAAGAATATGTCATCGCAGTGATACAGATGGAGACAGACGTGAAAACTATTTTCGAAGGGTCCATCTCCAACCTGCCGGTTACATCGGACATGATctccaaacaatcagcagaggaTCCTACACTTCAAGAAGTAGTCAACTATATCCAGAACGGGTGGCTCGAATCTGCGAAAACAATCGCCGATCCAACAGTACGACAGTTTTTCTCCAGACGTGACAGCCTACAAGTTTTTCAAGACTGCACCATGTTTGGTGACCGTGTCGTCATTCCAGCCTTGTACCGAAAACGAATACTTTGCCAGTTACACCGAGGACACCCTGGAATGGAGCAGATGAAGTCAATTGCAAGAAGTTTCGTCTATTGGCCGAACATCGATGATGACGTCGAGGACTTTGTGCGCCGATGTAGTTACTGTGCCCAAGCAGTGAGAGATCCCCGGAAAACCACTCTCGAATCCTGGCCCCTTCCTTCAAAACCGCTGGAGCGAATTCACATCGACAGGGTCATtaaacccgataggcccatttag